Genomic DNA from Macadamia integrifolia cultivar HAES 741 chromosome 6, SCU_Mint_v3, whole genome shotgun sequence:
TCACCAATTCACTTGtacttaatcttttttttttttttctcgcgTAATGAAACCCTTACACTGTTCGTTGATTCAATATCATAAGCTTGGTGGGAACTAAGCGTTAACAGGTAATTTATGTTGCTAAATGTTGCAGGGCATCAAAATCGTCTGCGGTTAGATGCAATAAGCATCTAACGGCTGGGTGCATGATCAACCCTCTCAGCAGCTAAATACTTATTGCACTTAACTGTTCACTACAGAGAATTTGAGAAATTTGGActcaaaaattaaatattaacgATTTAATGCCAAAAAATATCGTAAAATATTTTCAGTTAAGAAAGAGACCCACACATTGATCCGTTCAATCAGCCAATTTGGTTTGGAATTGGCCTTAGATTTGGCTGGTTTTAAGGTTTTCGTCATTGCATCGTTGGGTTTTCAGATATGATAATTTCTAAGGTTTTTTTGAACCAGTTATAACACGATTGATTGTACTAGATAGCAACTCCCCTTGTGATCGGCTGAGCTGATTGGTTCTTGTTGACTTTAATACCTTCTGATTGGATGTCCTTCCGCTTCCCTGATTGGTTCCACTGCTCCACAAACCCATATAGTGATACAAAGTCCATAGTAAAGATACCTATCTAATGCATTATTGACTTCAAGTCTCGAGTCGATATTAAACTGTCGACAGCATTTGGGATCCATCACACGTGCCAAAAATGTCTGAGTTGACCCAAAGCCCGTTCATTTTTAAGTGCCTTAAAATTGAATCCAAAGTGGCTAGAAGTTATGGAAATAAGATCACATTAGATTCCAGCACAGTGAAACTGCGTTCTTAACCATTCCACAAATGTTAACAACTCTTTTTTAGGCCTCAAATTGGGTGTTGGGTCATCTAGCCAAGGCTGCCTACATTGCAACTTCATCTCACATATACATGCTGTGCCTAAAAAGAGAAGCATATCTTGATGCAAATTAACACAAATTCACCAAGCACCCAACCGTGAGGAAACAAGAACTATTgaaccttcttcctcttcaaacACCAAGTCTCACTAGCAGCTagacatttttttccccttaagaCAAAACAAGAGAGGTGGGGTATGGAGAAATCAGCAAAACACATAAGAGATAAAATGAGAATCAGATAAGTAGATATTCTCGACTAATTTAATACCATCTGGATCAGTTCAGTAATACACTAGTCATTCTCAATGTCGAATACATCCACAAAGTTTCAGTAGTCGCCATCCAAGAACACACAAGCATAGTTTCGGCTTCGATAGGCAAATTCTAAATCTGTATCGATAGATGAGAGCAGCATGACAAAAAGATAAAAgttttgtaaactatacaaattcCTAAAGGTGTTCATCACCCTCTCATAATGCAACTCACTTCAGTGGTGACATTTCTCTTCTTGAATCTTCATCTAGCAGTGGCTTAACCTCACAAAAAGTTCCATGCTGCAACAATGGATAAAAAGAATGGTTAAAGTTGCTATACACATGAAGCCCCCATTATACACAAATATTCACCAAGAGCAGCAAATTGCTGAATAATCTACAGAGACTATACATCAATAACCTTTGCTCCGCTTGCAGAAAAGTCTTGTAATCCCAGAAGTAACAGAATGGGAAGACAACCATAAAGAGACCTTAATTTTGAGACAATTAATCAAATCTAACTTCAAATTTAGGCTGAATAAGAAGTATAATTTTAATTACCCCTTCAAATCAATAAGGGGCAATGAAGTTGCATCGacattttagaagaaaaaacgTATGGCAAAAAATCAGTAAAAaacagattaaaaaaattactcaGTCTGGACCAATTTGTAGACATTAATGAGAACTTCATGAAGTATACATAGTAATTTAGATAATTCTTGAACCAATCCATAACGTTCACCACTTGCATGTGAACAAGATTTACTCGCAATGGATGCGGAATTGCGGAAAGTGTACCATCACCTAAGAAAATAGACTTCTATTGTCCAAGCAACAACTTCATTCAACCAGATTAATCAACTAATTGCAGGTAACTAGAATCAGGCTGTCAACTTGAAAAACTTTTCAACTCAATTCAACTCATCATTTTCCAAAGTTGATTACATGTTTACAACTTAGATGAAACAGGCCGCAATTGAAATGGATCTTGAAGCCACGTGATGTGAATGGAAGTATAATATTGAGATGGAATGCTAGATAGATGAAAGAACCAAGTTCCTGTGAAATTTATGAAACGAAGAGAGAAGGCTTCTCAAATAAGCACACTAAGCTAGAACAATTAAGGATGTGGTAAATAACCGATCAAGTCGATCAGATTAATCATCATATAGTTGTGATGGACACTTAACAAATTCAGTGATAGTCTCTTCAGAAACGCCAAACTAAAGGGCCAGATTGAGCACCAAAAGTAAGTTCAACTGCAAGAGATGAAAAGACAGAAGTCCCTATTACAAAAATTGCACCATGGAGGTTTCTGCTAGGAATTTATTGagctttggaaaaaaaataaaattgtctAGGTATGAAGCTACCGTGCAGAACAACATATTCACATGTTTCTTGTTCCTTGCAAATTTAATCCATGTCAACAATGGTGTCAAACAAGAATTCAATTAGAAATAATCAAAGAATAAGAAATATCGATACTGCCATGTAGTAATAAAGTCATCTTCTTCCAATACGTCCCCTGTAGAAAGCAATTGGAACGAGATAGTTCTACCATCAAAACAATTCTATACAGGGCAGATGAATAAACcgacaaaagaaaaagagaaagaaattatAAACACCCTTACTCACCATGCACCTCCTTCCGGGACAGGGCAGATGTAGCAGTGGGGCAGAGAATCGAGCGACCCAACACGGAGAGATTGGAAACGATCCCAACAAAGTAGAAAAACATGACCATTCCAAGAACCCAAGGCATTAAAATAAATCCAATCACGAAGGTAACAGAACCACAAAGCATCAAAGAAAGCGAAATTCCGAGAAGAAGCGAAGCGAACGCAGCTGGAGACACCTGCGAGATCGACCTTCGCCTTAATGGCGTGGCAGATGGTGCCATGCCCGAAGAAGGGTTAGATATGGGGATCGGAGGAGAACGAAGGAGGCTGAAGATGAGAGCGCAGAGCTCGGAGAAAACCCTAGATTGCTCATCTTGGTTTCTCCTCATCTTTCGAGGAAAAAAATAGACGATAAACCGTCGAAACCCagaaaacctaaacctaaaaaagCCACAACCAGAAGAAGACGACTACTTTTTCCGTCTATATTAAGAGCAAATTggataaaaaagaaatcaaagcaACTGAAACTGAAAGGGGTTTTCTGTTATTGGAGTCGCGGCTAATGGATAAACTCACAAAATCAACCCAACTATTATTGGGGAAAGTTTTCGCTCTCTTCGAAACTTTATCACTCTTATCTACAGCTAATGGTGATTGGAGAAGGCTGAGATCTgaaacagatatatatatatatatatatatattctcgaCTGAATTGCAGTTGCAGGTGACAGAATTCCGGTACTACAGGAGTTCTCTTCTTCCAGAaaatgtgtgtgagagagagagaccctttGTGGAGAGAGAAGGGTAGGGTAAGGGTAAGTGTAATGTAACGGAAATGGGTAAGGGTTGTTAGATGCGAAAAACAATTATAAACAATGTCGTGTCACTAAGGGCGCATTATTCTACTATTATCTGATATTGAATTATTGGCAAGAtaagaagaaatatatataacaataataataatgggtTAAATAACACTACCTCCTATAATAATAATTGTACAGAGACTTAAAAACAAGGCGATGGTCGGTAAAAGACTGATCCAAATTTTCGATTATCAatttatcctttttatttttatttattaattattattattattattattattttttttcatatttagaaCTCTCGAAGTAGGGATGTAAATTGGTAGCCAAAAATTTAGATTCAATTTTCATTCGTTTAAGGGTATTTGTATTTGGTTAGATTGTATTGAATTTGAATTAAGTAGCTAATGATCTTGAGGATTCAACAAATTTTAGAGCATGAAGAAAAGAGCTAAAACAATTAAGAGAAATGGGTTGAAATGAATTGTATCTATCGGGTGAAGGAAGATTTAGATTCAACAAGTCAGGATGTAATTGGATAGTCAAAAATCCAAGTTCGATTTTGCATCGTATTGCATCTATATCCATTTAGGGATATTTCTATCTGACATATCTGACCCGTATTCGATCTATATGTGACCCATTTTCATCTCCATTgagaaggcaaaaaaaaaaaaaaaaaaaaatgaaaagactaaGAAATATATAGACAAATTAGGGGAAAATATTATCACGATGTCACTGTGCATATTTCTATGTACACCCTCTCACATCGATGAGTGGATCTCATACTCGATCTCTCTCCTTATTAAAACCCATCTTTACTTATGATTCGATTTCCCACCCCCTCATTGGTGAGAAACTACACTTTAAAGTTGTTGTGATCCCTCTCCTAT
This window encodes:
- the LOC122081603 gene encoding uncharacterized protein LOC122081603 isoform X2, translated to MRRNQDEQSRVFSELCALIFSLLRSPPIPISNPSSGMAPSATPLRRRSISQVSPAAFASLLLGISLSLMLCGSVTFVIGFILMPWVLGMVMFFYFVGIVSNLSVLGRSILCPTATSALSRKEVHAWNFL
- the LOC122081603 gene encoding uncharacterized protein LOC122081603 isoform X1; the protein is MRRNQDEQSRVFSELCALIFSLLRSPPIPISNPSSGMAPSATPLRRRSISQVSPAAFASLLLGISLSLMLCGSVTFVIGFILMPWVLGMVMFFYFVGIVSNLSVLGRSILCPTATSALSRKEVHGDVLEEDDFITTWQYRYFLFFDYF